TCAAGGTGCTGATCCTCTCGAAAGGGATCCACCCGCCTCCCGGGCTCGCCGGGCTCCGCGACCCGTTCCGCGAGGGCTTGGACTGACCCCTCGCCGGGCGTCGCGCCGGGGGACGGCGATGGGCCTCCGCCCCGCCCGTGGCGTGCCCCGGCCCCCGCCGGTATATTCGATCGCGGTCGAGGCGATGATCCACATCGAGAAATCTCCGGGTCCTCGAGACGGGACGACCTCACGGCGATCCGCCGCGCGGTGGACGTGTCGCGGGTCGCGCGTGCTCGTCGGCGGAATGGCGCTCGCGGCGGCGGGGCTCGCCGCGTGCACGACGGGCGGACGCGTCAACGGCCGCGCCGAAGGCCGGGCACCCCGGGTCGGGCGCGACCCCGTCCCGGCGGTGCACCTGATCGAGAACCACTCCTCCGCGCTTCTCCTGTGGCGTCGCGCCGGGGTCCGGAACCGGATCCTCGTCCACCTCGACGGCCACGCGGATCTCGACTGGCTCCCCGACGAGACGATCGCGCGCATCGCCGCCGCGAGCCCGGACGAGCTGTCGGGCCTCGAGCGGCATCCCTACGCGACGGACGGCAAGACGCTCCGCGGCTACGGGGTCGGGAACTGGATTTACCCCGCGGCGCGCCTGGGGATGGTGAGGCACCTCGTCTGGGTGGTCCCGGATGGGACGCTCCCGAACCGTGACGCGGCGATCGAGCTGACGCGCGAGACGCTGTTGACGAAGATCCAGATGGTGACCGTGGAGGAGGCCCGCTCGTTGAGCGTGGACGGCCGGGTGATCCACGGGGTCCTCCTCGGACTCCCGGTCACCGTCTGCGAGCTGCGGGACCTCGAAGCCATCCGGGAGCCGGTGCTCCTCGACATGGACCTCGACTACTTCGTGACCCGGTCCGCGCTGACCTCCGAGACCTCGGAGACCCCGCGGATCGGCCCCGAAGCGGTGCTCGAGGCGCTCGCGTTTCGCGGGCTGCGCGCGGATTTCGCCACGCTCTCCCTTTCGACCCTGGGGGGCTTTCTTCCGCCGGAGTGCCGGTGGCTCGGGCGCGCTCTGCAACGCATGCTGGTCGCGCCCGGACGGACGGCGACGGGCGCGGAAGGCGAGCGCCGCGCCGCGGAGGAGGAGCTGGCCTCGGGACGCGGCGATCGCGCGGCCACGATCCTGCGCCGCCTGGTGGGGCAGGACGGCGAGGATCCCACGCTCTGGTACTCCCTGGCCACCGCGCTCGGCGTGATCGGGCGCGACGCAGAGGCCGCGGAGGCCCGGGCGCGAGCGGTCGCCCTCGATCCCGTGCTTGCTCACGACGAGCTGTACCGCGCCGATCGGTGCTGGACCGGCCGCCGCTACGCGGACGGCGTCGCGGGGTACCGGCGCTACCTCCGGCACGCTCCCTCGAGCCCCTTCGCGGCGTATGCCCGACGCCGCGAGGCGGACTGCCTCATGCGGCTCGCGCGCGACGACGAGGCGATCGCGGCGTTCCGCGCCGCGCTCCGGGCGGCGCCCGACGACGGCGACAGCCACTTCGAGCTCGGCGCGCTGCTGACGAGCCGCGGGCGGATCGACGAGGCGACGCGGGAGCTCGAGACGGCGCGCAGGCTCCTTCCGGATCGCGCGAGCTGCGCCCTCGCGCTGGGGACGGCGTACGCGATCGCGGGACGGGCCGACGAAGCGATGCCGCAGCTCGAGTTCGCGGTGGATCGCCAGCCGTGCCTCGGCCGTGCCCGCAGCAGCCTCGCCGCCCTTCTCTACCGGCTCGGGCGCTACGACGAGGCCGCCGCCCACCTCGAGGTCGCGATGGAGCTCCGGCCCTCGCCCGATCCGCCGACGCGCGAGCTCGCGGCCGCCCTCACGCGCCGCGGCGTCCCGCTCGTCCGCGTCTCCGCCCGTCCCTGACCCCCTCGGGACGGGCGAGCGCGGAGCCGCGCTATACTGCGCGCGATGACGACGCCCCGAGAAACCACCCCCGAGGCCATCGAGGCGGCGTTCCAGGCGCGCGGGTTCATCTGCACCGGCGAGGTCGCGACGACGCTGTTCCTCGCCGAGACGCTCGGCAAGCCTCTCCTCCTCGAAGGTCCGCCGGGGGTCGGGAAGACCGAGATCGCCAAGCTCTGGGCGGACTTCCACGGGAGCGACCTGACGCGGCTCCAGTGCTACGAGGGGCTCGACGAGGCCAAGGCGCTCTACGAGTGGTCGTACGGGAAGCAGATGCTCTACGCGCAGCTGCTCCGCGACAAGACGGGCGAGATCCTCTCCGGCGCCGCGGACCTCCGCTCGGCGATGGCGATGCTCCGCGACGAGGCGGACGGGTTCTTCTCGAGGGACTTCCTGCTTCCCCGGCCGCTCCTCGCCGCGATCACCTCGGAGCGGCCGGTGGTCCTGCTGGTGGACGAGGTGGATCGCTCGGACGAGGAGTTCGAGGCGTTCCTCCTCGAGGTGCTGTCGGACTACCAGGTCTCGATACCGGAGCTGGGGACGATTCACGCGCGCCACCGTCCGCGCGTCGTGCTGACCAGCAACGATACCCGGGACCTGTCCGACGCTCTGAGGCGGAGATGCCTCTACCTCTACGTGGACTACCCGTCCTTCGAGGACGAGATCCGGATCGTGGAGAGTCGGGTGCCCGGCCTCTCCGTGGCGCTCACCGAGCGCCTCGTGCGCTTCGCCCAGTCGCTCCGAAAGGCCGACCTCAAGAAGGCGCCCGCGATCGCCGAGGTCGTGGACTGGGCCCTGGCCCTGGTCGCGGTCGGCGCCGACGGCTTGTCCGCGAGCGTCCTGCGCCGCACCCTCGGCGTCCTCCTGAAGAACCGCGAGGACGTGGAGCGGGTGCTCCTCGACCCCTCACGCTTCCGACCATGATCCCGGCGGTGGCGCGATTCGTCGATGCGCTCCGCGAGGAGGGGTTGCCCGTCTCTCCGGCGGAGTTGCTGGATGCCGTCCGGGCGGTCGACGCCGTCGGCCTCGAGGATCGGGCCCGCTTTCGCGCGGCCCTCCGCTCGACCCTCGCCAAGGGGCGCGCGCACCTCGAGAGATTCGACCGGCTGTTCGACCGCTTCTTCGCGGCGCCCGCCCGGGGGAGCGGGCGGCGCGGCGAGAGGGCCGGCAGGGGCGGAGTCCCCGGCGCCGCGAGCGTCGGGGAGCGGGGAGCATCGACGCGTCCCCGTCCCCGGGAGGAGCCGAGGCGCGGCACGCCGTTCCGGCGGGAACGCGAGAGGGAGGGGAAGGCCGCGGAACAGGAGGAGCGGCGGGAGCGCGTCCGCCGGTCGATCCAGCGTCTTCGGGAGGGGGACTCGCGACGGGAGGGCCGCCTGAGGCGCGTCAGCGCCGAGCGCGAGACCGGGGCCAGGACCCGGGGTGCCGTGGAGCGGGATCCCGTGATGCGGGACCTGACCCGGCCGATGACCAGCGACGAGGAGCGGCGCCTCGCACGGGAGCTGCCCAGGCTCGTCCGAGAGATCCGGCTCCGGACCGGGAGGCGCC
The sequence above is drawn from the Terriglobia bacterium genome and encodes:
- a CDS encoding MoxR family ATPase → MTTPRETTPEAIEAAFQARGFICTGEVATTLFLAETLGKPLLLEGPPGVGKTEIAKLWADFHGSDLTRLQCYEGLDEAKALYEWSYGKQMLYAQLLRDKTGEILSGAADLRSAMAMLRDEADGFFSRDFLLPRPLLAAITSERPVVLLVDEVDRSDEEFEAFLLEVLSDYQVSIPELGTIHARHRPRVVLTSNDTRDLSDALRRRCLYLYVDYPSFEDEIRIVESRVPGLSVALTERLVRFAQSLRKADLKKAPAIAEVVDWALALVAVGADGLSASVLRRTLGVLLKNREDVERVLLDPSRFRP
- a CDS encoding tetratricopeptide repeat protein, coding for MLVGGMALAAAGLAACTTGGRVNGRAEGRAPRVGRDPVPAVHLIENHSSALLLWRRAGVRNRILVHLDGHADLDWLPDETIARIAAASPDELSGLERHPYATDGKTLRGYGVGNWIYPAARLGMVRHLVWVVPDGTLPNRDAAIELTRETLLTKIQMVTVEEARSLSVDGRVIHGVLLGLPVTVCELRDLEAIREPVLLDMDLDYFVTRSALTSETSETPRIGPEAVLEALAFRGLRADFATLSLSTLGGFLPPECRWLGRALQRMLVAPGRTATGAEGERRAAEEELASGRGDRAATILRRLVGQDGEDPTLWYSLATALGVIGRDAEAAEARARAVALDPVLAHDELYRADRCWTGRRYADGVAGYRRYLRHAPSSPFAAYARRREADCLMRLARDDEAIAAFRAALRAAPDDGDSHFELGALLTSRGRIDEATRELETARRLLPDRASCALALGTAYAIAGRADEAMPQLEFAVDRQPCLGRARSSLAALLYRLGRYDEAAAHLEVAMELRPSPDPPTRELAAALTRRGVPLVRVSARP